In a genomic window of bacterium:
- a CDS encoding Trm112 family protein gives MPIDQELLDILACPKCKGEVKLENEGSSLVCHTCRLKYRIEDDIPVMLIDEAEKI, from the coding sequence ATGCCTATCGATCAGGAACTGCTGGACATTCTGGCCTGCCCCAAATGTAAAGGGGAGGTAAAACTGGAGAACGAGGGGAGTTCACTCGTCTGCCACACCTGCCGACTCAAATACAGAATAGAGGATGATATACCTGTGATGCTCATCGATGAGGCAGAAAAGATCTGA
- a CDS encoding lysophospholipid acyltransferase family protein, whose product MTPRPKRTSSFREWRRKQAYNLLPLLSYLASALVKGLGATLKTRFTGHLPVLDMVESGEPFILVFFHGRLFILIYYLRNWPIVVMLSISYLGELQTRILHNFGYTTIRGSRSRGGPRALAQIVSVVRNGKIGVFAVDGPRGPYREVKPGAVFVAKKLGVPIVPVTTSAWPSVTLGWVWDRFFLPMPFGRTNVHLGEPILLDADLSEESVSSDCQRIEEVLSKLEIEADVLTGRIRK is encoded by the coding sequence ATGACCCCGAGGCCAAAGAGGACTAGTTCCTTCCGGGAATGGAGGAGGAAGCAGGCATACAATCTTCTGCCGCTGCTTTCTTATCTGGCGAGTGCTCTTGTCAAGGGGCTCGGGGCTACCCTTAAAACCCGGTTTACAGGGCATCTTCCGGTTCTGGACATGGTGGAATCAGGTGAACCCTTCATCCTTGTATTTTTTCACGGCCGGTTGTTCATCCTGATCTACTACCTCCGGAACTGGCCGATCGTTGTTATGCTCAGTATCAGCTACCTGGGTGAGCTCCAGACACGCATTTTACACAACTTCGGGTATACCACCATCAGAGGTTCCAGGAGCCGGGGGGGGCCAAGAGCTCTGGCGCAAATAGTCAGTGTGGTACGAAATGGCAAGATAGGGGTCTTTGCCGTGGACGGTCCCAGAGGACCCTACAGGGAAGTGAAACCGGGTGCTGTTTTTGTGGCTAAAAAGCTGGGTGTCCCTATCGTTCCGGTGACCACTTCCGCATGGCCTTCGGTGACCCTGGGGTGGGTGTGGGATCGTTTCTTTCTTCCCATGCCCTTTGGCCGCACTAATGTGCATCTGGGTGAGCCGATACTCCTTGACGCAGACCTTTCGGAGGAGTCCGTCAGTTCGGACTGCCAGCGGATCGAAGAGGTACTGTCTAAGCTGGAGATTGAAGCGGATGTTCTTACCGGCCGGATCAGAAAATAG
- the lpxB gene encoding lipid-A-disaccharide synthase — MARSLMIVAGEVSGDMYGGRLAKALQALEPGIKLAGIGGDRMAEAGVDLQVHISDLSVMGIWEVVRDMGRLRKILDEAKESMRKSRPDGLVLIDFYRFNIELAKEAKRLGIPVVYYVAPKLWVWGKGRIKYLRKYVDHILAIFPFEEEFFRSLGMPVSYVGNPLAEILGDSTAEAPLLKKIEGETVVSLLPGSRTSEVRQLLPHFLKAAQLISRELEGKVRFYLPLPQTISITFVESMLAQASIEVTVIAGRSREVLRISDISLVSSGTATLEAFLLGIPQVVAYRTSWLTYFLGKRIVKIDRFSLPNILAGRDVVEELLQEEVIPERLARAGLRILEEGPARAEYLRAGREVLGTLQGDQASRLAAQKTLEIVSGAMK; from the coding sequence TTGGCCCGAAGCCTGATGATCGTAGCGGGGGAAGTGTCAGGCGACATGTACGGCGGTCGACTGGCAAAGGCGCTTCAGGCATTGGAACCCGGAATTAAGCTGGCCGGCATTGGCGGTGATAGGATGGCCGAGGCAGGCGTTGACCTGCAGGTTCACATCAGTGATCTCTCGGTCATGGGGATCTGGGAAGTCGTGCGCGACATGGGCCGACTGAGGAAGATCCTCGACGAGGCCAAAGAGTCCATGCGCAAGTCCAGACCGGATGGGCTTGTTCTGATTGATTTTTACAGGTTTAATATCGAGCTTGCCAAAGAGGCTAAACGCCTCGGCATCCCGGTGGTTTACTACGTGGCTCCCAAACTGTGGGTGTGGGGCAAAGGTCGCATTAAGTACCTGAGAAAATATGTGGATCATATCCTTGCCATTTTTCCCTTCGAGGAAGAGTTCTTTCGTTCTCTGGGGATGCCGGTGTCATATGTGGGGAACCCTCTTGCTGAGATCCTGGGAGATTCGACTGCAGAAGCCCCTTTGTTGAAAAAGATTGAGGGGGAAACGGTGGTCAGCCTGCTGCCGGGAAGCAGGACCTCAGAGGTCCGACAACTGCTTCCTCATTTTCTCAAAGCTGCTCAACTGATATCCCGCGAACTTGAAGGAAAAGTTAGATTTTACCTTCCTTTGCCTCAGACCATCTCAATTACATTTGTCGAGAGTATGCTCGCCCAGGCCAGTATCGAGGTTACGGTAATAGCTGGCCGGTCCAGAGAGGTTCTTCGTATCTCTGACATTTCCCTTGTTTCTTCGGGTACGGCCACCCTGGAGGCTTTCCTCCTCGGAATTCCTCAGGTCGTAGCTTACCGGACTTCCTGGCTGACCTATTTTCTTGGCAAACGGATAGTCAAGATCGATCGTTTCAGCCTCCCGAACATTCTTGCTGGAAGAGATGTGGTTGAGGAGCTGCTCCAGGAGGAAGTAATTCCCGAAAGGCTTGCCAGAGCAGGTTTGAGGATTTTAGAAGAGGGGCCCGCCAGGGCAGAGTATCTGCGTGCGGGACGAGAAGTGCTGGGAACCCTTCAGGGCGATCAGGCTTCCCGGCTGGCGGCTCAAAAAACCCTGGAAATCGTTTCAGGGGCAATGAAATGA
- a CDS encoding lysophospholipid acyltransferase family protein — translation MFLPAGSENSIGSAGRLIPLLARVLIRSVTWTVRIRCEGAQILDELELSGRTCVVAFFHGRQFLPTGFLAGRKMGIMSSLSRDGELQTRVMTGLGYAVVRGSASRSGARGLIGLKKLMEKGYHATFAVDGPRGPIHEVKPGAIYLAKKTGAPVIGMAASARPAHIFSRAWDLYLLPWPFSKGAVIFSDPIYFDDDMSEEAMARDSRFLKKELLRLQERADGITGLKSRSQEPGARSQ, via the coding sequence ATGTTCTTACCGGCCGGATCAGAAAATAGTATCGGCAGTGCCGGACGGCTGATCCCGCTACTCGCAAGGGTTTTGATCAGGTCCGTGACATGGACTGTCCGCATACGCTGCGAGGGGGCGCAGATCCTGGATGAACTTGAATTGTCAGGTCGGACCTGTGTTGTGGCCTTCTTTCACGGAAGACAGTTCCTTCCCACAGGTTTTCTCGCGGGGCGGAAGATGGGGATAATGTCCAGCCTGAGCAGGGATGGTGAGCTGCAGACTCGCGTAATGACAGGTCTGGGATATGCTGTTGTGAGGGGCTCGGCATCCAGGAGCGGGGCACGGGGCCTTATCGGATTGAAAAAACTTATGGAAAAGGGGTATCACGCAACCTTTGCTGTGGACGGGCCCAGAGGGCCCATCCATGAGGTAAAACCGGGAGCTATCTATTTGGCCAAGAAAACCGGTGCCCCCGTTATCGGGATGGCAGCATCCGCGAGGCCTGCCCACATCTTTTCCCGCGCCTGGGATCTTTACCTGCTCCCGTGGCCCTTCAGCAAGGGGGCTGTGATCTTCAGTGATCCAATTTATTTTGATGATGACATGAGTGAAGAAGCAATGGCCCGGGACAGCCGCTTCCTGAAAAAAGAGTTGTTGAGGCTGCAGGAGAGGGCTGATGGGATAACGGGGTTGAAGAGCAGGAGCCAGGAGCCAGGAGCCAGAAGCCAGTAG
- the lpxI gene encoding UDP-2,3-diacylglucosamine diphosphatase LpxI (LpxI, functionally equivalent to LpxH, replaces it in LPS biosynthesis in a minority of bacteria.), which produces MISAGDRIGVIAGSGHLPLHIAQYLSGAGNNVYVAGLKRAADPALDCPEWETGWYNSYELQELLDGLGQARVAKVVLAGRVGHEEIFSTGKFDGLLAAFLGNLKDHCPSTILGGLVDLLSGNGFEVLPLTEVAPDLLPEAGWLAGPPVQLRQVPDIEAGWRIARAIANLDIGQTAIIKGGAVVAVEAMEGTDRAIKRAGMISGGGVTVVKLAAGDHDLRYDIPTVGSETVARLAEAGGNLLVVEAGRCFLLDLGRISAMCEEKGITLLAGTETGDGGVNWPEA; this is translated from the coding sequence ATGATCTCGGCAGGGGATCGGATCGGTGTTATTGCCGGTTCAGGCCACCTTCCCCTTCACATAGCACAATACCTGTCAGGGGCTGGTAATAATGTATATGTGGCCGGTTTGAAACGCGCAGCTGACCCGGCCCTCGACTGTCCGGAGTGGGAAACCGGGTGGTACAATTCATACGAGCTCCAGGAGCTACTGGACGGCCTGGGACAGGCCAGAGTTGCGAAAGTTGTTCTCGCCGGGAGGGTCGGCCACGAGGAGATCTTCAGCACCGGAAAATTTGACGGCCTTCTGGCAGCTTTCCTGGGCAACCTTAAGGACCATTGTCCCTCAACGATCCTGGGGGGTCTGGTCGATCTTCTTTCAGGGAACGGTTTTGAAGTTCTTCCCCTCACTGAAGTGGCGCCCGATCTTCTCCCGGAAGCTGGATGGTTAGCCGGACCGCCTGTGCAGCTCCGGCAGGTTCCGGATATCGAAGCCGGGTGGCGGATTGCCAGGGCCATTGCGAACCTCGATATTGGCCAGACGGCCATCATAAAGGGGGGGGCTGTGGTGGCGGTAGAGGCTATGGAAGGAACGGACAGGGCTATCAAAAGAGCTGGAATGATCTCGGGTGGTGGGGTAACCGTAGTTAAACTTGCAGCCGGAGATCATGACCTCAGATACGATATACCTACTGTCGGATCGGAAACCGTTGCGCGCCTGGCTGAAGCGGGCGGGAACCTTCTTGTTGTAGAGGCTGGGCGATGTTTCCTCCTCGATCTCGGTAGGATCTCCGCCATGTGCGAAGAAAAGGGTATAACCCTTCTTGCGGGCACTGAAACCGGGGATGGGGGAGTCAATTGGCCCGAAGCCTGA
- a CDS encoding DUF3108 domain-containing protein, translated as MIWALLSMVLPSPASAQEVTAYEPGERLEYVLKWAGIAAGDSVMEIVEGDFVEGAFLYRVVSTARSRSLVDLVYKVRDRYETHIHPSDSLTRKYVFDMKEGGKREKRVLIFDQEALSVTRVIQKKGNTQSQDYEIPPQTHDNLSALYALRNESLQVGDSIIYRVFESRKNWELVIDVIAAEEVKVSAGRFRTVVVHPKLKFEGIFRRKGELHVYMTDDQWHIPVLMKSKVSIGSIDAELVRFTLGGEEKEIFSLLPPEERKQPSQDHSDRGD; from the coding sequence TTGATCTGGGCTCTTTTGTCCATGGTTCTGCCGTCCCCGGCATCAGCCCAGGAGGTGACAGCCTACGAGCCCGGGGAGCGGCTGGAATATGTTCTGAAGTGGGCAGGTATAGCGGCAGGGGACTCGGTGATGGAGATCGTTGAGGGGGATTTTGTTGAAGGGGCATTCCTCTACAGGGTCGTATCTACAGCGAGATCAAGGAGCCTTGTGGATCTGGTCTACAAGGTCAGGGACCGGTACGAGACTCACATCCACCCCTCTGACAGTTTGACCCGCAAATATGTTTTCGACATGAAAGAAGGCGGCAAACGGGAGAAAAGGGTCCTCATCTTCGACCAGGAAGCTCTGTCGGTGACTCGGGTAATCCAGAAAAAAGGCAATACCCAGAGCCAGGATTACGAGATCCCTCCCCAGACCCATGACAACCTGTCGGCCCTGTACGCACTGAGAAACGAATCACTTCAGGTGGGTGATTCAATAATATATCGTGTGTTCGAGAGCCGAAAGAACTGGGAGCTGGTCATTGATGTCATCGCGGCTGAGGAGGTCAAGGTAAGCGCAGGAAGGTTCAGGACCGTTGTTGTCCATCCCAAACTGAAATTCGAGGGTATCTTCAGACGCAAGGGGGAACTGCACGTCTACATGACCGACGACCAGTGGCATATCCCGGTGCTCATGAAGAGCAAGGTCAGTATCGGAAGCATCGACGCGGAACTGGTGCGGTTTACCCTGGGCGGTGAGGAAAAGGAAATCTTTTCCCTGCTGCCTCCTGAGGAAAGGAAGCAGCCTTCCCAGGACCATTCAGACAGGGGAGATTGA
- a CDS encoding HAD family hydrolase: protein MNNQSLKDTPSSRPAVFLDRDGTIIDDIGYLADPAGITFYPGVPEALKRLQDRGYLLVVITNQSGIGRGYFNEETALSVNLTMVGLLKEKGVALAAIYYCPHHPEDNCRCRKPELLMVQRAQRDLGVDPSRSWVVGDIDKDVKTGLKTGLRPILVETGKAEKGDIPADVKRCETVVEAARFILNEGL from the coding sequence ATGAACAACCAATCCCTTAAAGACACCCCAAGTTCCAGGCCCGCTGTATTCCTCGATCGTGACGGGACGATCATCGATGATATCGGTTACCTGGCTGACCCCGCTGGCATCACCTTTTATCCTGGTGTTCCGGAGGCTTTAAAAAGACTCCAGGACAGGGGATACCTCCTCGTGGTGATCACGAACCAGTCCGGGATAGGCAGGGGGTATTTCAATGAGGAGACTGCCCTTTCGGTGAACCTCACCATGGTGGGGTTATTGAAGGAAAAGGGTGTTGCCCTTGCTGCGATCTACTACTGTCCACACCATCCTGAGGACAACTGTCGCTGCAGAAAACCGGAGTTGCTCATGGTTCAGAGGGCTCAACGCGACCTGGGTGTCGACCCGAGCCGTTCCTGGGTAGTGGGGGACATCGACAAGGATGTTAAGACAGGGTTAAAAACAGGTTTACGGCCGATCCTGGTGGAAACCGGGAAGGCCGAAAAGGGTGATATACCTGCAGATGTCAAACGCTGTGAAACGGTTGTTGAGGCTGCCAGGTTTATTCTAAACGAGGGGTTGTGA
- a CDS encoding lysophospholipid acyltransferase family protein, with amino-acid sequence MRYQLETVLLWILGTVFRILPRRTGLFLGRVVGSMAYYLAPRRRNLALENLTMALGESLSEKEIRTTALASFRFLGMNILEFFNLSRATPEEMKRLTSVEGEEHLIEALASGKGALILTAHLGSWDMLGAGLAARGYPVALITKVSRSEAVNRIWMGYREKAGIKLFMGRGTMKESLRHLKNGGMVGLVQDQNARRREGVFVPFFGREACTITSLALLARRTGAPVVPLYSYRDGNIHRIVIEKIMLHDNIADTDTDLLERTRSYTQWTEKIVRLHPQQWTWLHDRWKTRPRP; translated from the coding sequence ATGAGATATCAGCTGGAAACAGTATTACTGTGGATACTGGGAACGGTTTTTCGAATACTTCCCCGGCGCACCGGCCTGTTCCTGGGGAGAGTTGTCGGGAGTATGGCGTATTACCTGGCACCAAGACGCAGAAATCTGGCTCTTGAAAACCTCACCATGGCTCTGGGTGAGAGCCTGAGTGAAAAAGAGATCAGAACCACTGCCCTGGCCTCCTTCCGTTTCCTGGGGATGAATATCCTGGAGTTTTTCAACCTTTCCAGGGCGACACCTGAGGAAATGAAGCGCCTTACCTCCGTGGAAGGGGAGGAGCACCTGATTGAGGCACTGGCTTCAGGCAAAGGGGCGCTTATCCTCACAGCTCATCTGGGGAGTTGGGACATGCTTGGCGCGGGTCTGGCTGCTCGCGGCTATCCTGTGGCCCTCATAACAAAGGTATCCAGGAGCGAGGCGGTAAACCGTATCTGGATGGGATACCGTGAAAAGGCTGGGATCAAACTGTTCATGGGCCGCGGTACCATGAAGGAAAGTCTCCGTCACCTGAAGAACGGGGGCATGGTGGGTCTTGTGCAGGACCAGAACGCGCGCCGCAGGGAGGGGGTTTTTGTTCCCTTTTTCGGCCGTGAGGCCTGCACCATCACCAGCCTTGCTTTATTGGCGCGCCGAACGGGTGCCCCGGTTGTGCCCCTTTACTCCTACCGGGATGGGAATATCCATCGCATCGTTATCGAAAAGATCATGCTCCATGATAATATTGCGGATACCGACACAGATCTTCTTGAGAGAACCAGGAGCTACACGCAGTGGACCGAGAAGATCGTCAGGCTTCACCCTCAGCAGTGGACCTGGCTGCATGACAGATGGAAGACGAGGCCGCGGCCCTGA
- a CDS encoding 3-deoxy-D-manno-octulosonic acid transferase — MSARSLLYNAIILAFGILALPWVIYQLVFVKKRRQGLAQRFGRSPVMVKKTVWCHAVSVGEVRAVAPMLKLLDEDEIARGRIALSTVTVTGQETAKRECSFVKFIFYFSLDLPFVVGRAIRRINPEIFITAETEIWPNFFAACFKRDIPVIVVNGRISDSSLSRYLRFRWFFRPILEKVTMFLMQSEEDARRIKEMGARPESVKVTGNMKYDRVLEPVALPDEVGRWAERGFVLVAGSTHAGEEEVVLEAIRRLEGKDLLLALVPRHPERFDEVSWLLKKEGVLFTRYSDILKGNAVDGDVVLVDAMGVLDGFYARADVAFVGGSLVPVGGHNLLEPAMHGVPVLSGPHTFNFRDIAETLTSSGGCLEVNNVEELTRAVETLAREQGTRDEMGRMAAAVSKGTKGASSENVEELKSLMKIRTSDG; from the coding sequence GTGTCGGCCCGATCACTCCTGTACAATGCTATCATCCTTGCCTTTGGGATCCTGGCCCTTCCGTGGGTCATCTATCAGCTGGTTTTTGTTAAAAAAAGAAGGCAGGGGCTGGCACAGAGGTTCGGCCGTTCACCGGTCATGGTGAAAAAGACGGTCTGGTGCCATGCCGTATCGGTCGGCGAGGTGAGAGCTGTGGCCCCCATGCTCAAGCTCTTGGATGAGGACGAGATTGCCAGGGGCCGCATCGCTCTTTCCACCGTGACGGTCACAGGTCAGGAGACAGCAAAAAGAGAGTGTAGCTTCGTAAAGTTCATCTTTTATTTTTCCCTGGATCTGCCTTTTGTTGTTGGTCGAGCGATCCGGCGTATCAACCCTGAGATCTTCATTACTGCCGAAACGGAGATCTGGCCGAACTTCTTCGCAGCCTGTTTTAAGCGGGATATTCCCGTCATTGTGGTCAATGGCCGGATATCGGACAGTTCGTTATCCCGGTATCTGAGGTTCCGCTGGTTCTTCAGGCCCATCCTTGAGAAGGTGACCATGTTCCTCATGCAGAGCGAGGAGGATGCCCGGCGGATCAAGGAGATGGGCGCCCGCCCTGAGTCGGTCAAGGTTACCGGCAACATGAAGTACGACCGTGTTTTGGAACCGGTGGCCTTACCGGATGAGGTCGGACGATGGGCTGAAAGAGGTTTTGTCCTGGTGGCCGGCAGCACCCACGCCGGAGAGGAGGAGGTCGTCCTGGAAGCGATAAGGAGACTTGAAGGGAAAGACCTCCTTCTCGCCCTTGTTCCCCGACACCCGGAACGGTTCGACGAGGTGTCCTGGCTTCTGAAAAAGGAAGGTGTACTTTTCACCAGGTACTCAGATATCCTTAAGGGTAATGCTGTTGATGGGGATGTTGTGCTCGTTGACGCCATGGGGGTACTGGACGGGTTCTACGCTCGGGCTGACGTGGCTTTCGTGGGAGGAAGTCTGGTACCGGTTGGTGGGCATAACCTTCTGGAACCGGCCATGCACGGTGTCCCCGTTCTAAGTGGGCCTCATACATTCAATTTCAGGGATATCGCCGAAACTCTGACATCATCCGGGGGGTGCCTTGAGGTGAATAATGTTGAGGAGTTGACCCGAGCGGTGGAAACGCTGGCGAGGGAGCAGGGAACACGGGACGAGATGGGCCGGATGGCCGCGGCGGTGTCAAAAGGGACAAAGGGCGCATCCTCCGAAAACGTGGAAGAGCTCAAATCCCTTATGAAAATCCGGACCTCTGATGGATAG
- the lpxK gene encoding tetraacyldisaccharide 4'-kinase: MRSRFEAVLSDPPVYLLPFLIPLSAIYRGISSFHRYLYRSSVLTCHRLPRPVVSVGNLTIGGGGKTPLTMWLAENLMASGVKVAVLTRGYGRIHGGLRIVEERDTWEDVGDEPVLMASKIRGATVVVSRDRFAAGRKVLETRDVDLFLLDDGFQHFALDRDLDIVVVDGHRRFGNGRLLPAGILREPVSRLNDADLVVVTKAKQADPEFEGFLNRHSKASVFWADYRPLGLSLVSPGEPTVTGDRPDGLFVAFCGIAGPEGFRETLTRAGIEVVELLTFPDHHPYSASDINMIQETALRKEAVGLVTTEKDAARWNHPNLSLPLYSLSIHPVIEAEDDLLNTVLALVSKGGGAA; the protein is encoded by the coding sequence ATGCGCAGCCGTTTTGAGGCGGTTCTTTCCGATCCGCCGGTCTATTTACTGCCGTTTCTGATTCCCCTGTCCGCGATCTACAGGGGGATCTCATCGTTTCACCGCTATCTTTACAGGTCAAGTGTTCTAACCTGCCACCGTTTGCCGAGGCCCGTGGTAAGTGTGGGTAACCTGACCATCGGGGGAGGCGGTAAAACGCCCTTGACAATGTGGCTTGCCGAAAATTTGATGGCTTCAGGCGTTAAAGTCGCTGTTCTAACCAGGGGATACGGGCGGATCCATGGTGGTCTCCGGATCGTGGAGGAAAGAGACACCTGGGAAGATGTCGGGGACGAACCTGTTCTCATGGCGTCTAAAATAAGGGGAGCTACGGTAGTTGTGTCCAGGGATCGATTTGCCGCAGGCAGGAAGGTGCTTGAAACCAGGGATGTGGATCTGTTTCTTCTCGATGACGGTTTCCAGCACTTTGCCCTGGATCGCGATCTTGATATCGTGGTTGTAGACGGGCACAGGCGGTTTGGTAACGGTAGACTGCTGCCTGCAGGAATCCTCAGGGAACCGGTGTCGAGGCTCAACGACGCGGACCTTGTTGTCGTGACCAAGGCAAAGCAGGCGGATCCGGAGTTCGAGGGGTTTCTCAACCGTCACAGCAAGGCATCGGTATTCTGGGCAGATTATCGGCCATTGGGCCTGTCACTGGTGAGCCCTGGCGAGCCCACCGTCACAGGGGACCGGCCAGATGGGCTTTTTGTGGCTTTTTGTGGTATCGCGGGACCTGAAGGTTTTAGAGAGACCCTGACAAGAGCCGGTATTGAGGTTGTGGAACTTTTGACATTTCCGGATCATCACCCGTACAGCGCTTCTGACATCAACATGATCCAGGAAACCGCTCTTCGAAAGGAAGCTGTCGGACTTGTGACCACTGAAAAGGACGCAGCTCGGTGGAACCACCCAAACCTTTCCCTGCCCCTGTACTCTCTGTCTATCCATCCGGTTATCGAGGCGGAGGATGATCTGCTGAATACAGTTCTGGCTCTGGTGAGCAAAGGGGGGGGAGCAGCCTGA
- the msbA gene encoding lipid A export permease/ATP-binding protein MsbA: MSHSFWMYLRLLRYARPYKGKLVISTLAMIGVAAMTALSALIIKNVLDDVFIAGDRQLLLLIPVVIIAIYILKGIFRYVRTYVMSWAGLRMVQDIRNELYEHMHRMSLSFFTETPTGVLMSRVTYDVNMMQNAVTEAFVGAFRDVFTILGLAIVVFYRNAQLGMIALVGFPLAFYPLVRFGRKMKKASRRSQEQVGSLNKLMQEKISGAGLIKASGTEAVELDEFKHQNEKLVKSFLKIERVKALSNPVMEFIGALSVSFIIWIGGLTVINGKMTVGEFFSFLAAIMMLYEPVKHITSVNNIIQQGLAAAERVFEILDISPGIDDAPDAVDIPRSSGHITFKGVSFRYGDEYVLKDIDLDIPSGTKLAIVGTSGGGKTTLVNLIPRFYDVTEGKITVDGYDIKQVTQKSLREQISIVSQEVVLFNDTIGSNICYGMTDVSEADLEEALKTAYALDFVKSLSEGYNTIIGERGARLSGGQRQRISIARALLKNSPILILDEATSALDTESEHLVQKALENLVKGRTTLTIAHRISTVKDADRIIVISQGRIVESGHHEELIDLGGEYSRLYSLLVEENPSDDPEAKED, translated from the coding sequence ATGAGCCACTCCTTTTGGATGTATCTCAGGCTTCTTCGCTATGCCCGCCCCTATAAAGGCAAGCTGGTCATCTCGACCCTCGCTATGATCGGCGTGGCTGCCATGACGGCGCTGTCTGCGCTGATCATCAAGAACGTTCTTGACGACGTATTCATAGCTGGCGATCGCCAGCTGCTTCTTCTAATCCCCGTGGTCATAATTGCCATCTACATACTCAAGGGCATATTCCGGTATGTCCGGACCTATGTAATGAGCTGGGCAGGACTCCGTATGGTCCAGGACATCAGGAACGAACTCTACGAACATATGCACCGCATGTCCCTGTCATTTTTCACTGAAACACCTACCGGAGTGCTCATGTCCCGCGTCACTTACGATGTGAACATGATGCAGAATGCTGTCACTGAGGCCTTTGTGGGTGCCTTTAGGGACGTCTTCACAATCCTGGGCCTGGCGATTGTCGTTTTCTACCGTAACGCTCAACTGGGTATGATCGCTCTTGTGGGGTTCCCACTGGCTTTCTATCCTCTTGTTCGCTTTGGCAGGAAAATGAAAAAGGCCAGCAGGCGCAGCCAGGAGCAGGTGGGGAGCCTGAACAAACTCATGCAGGAGAAGATCTCCGGGGCAGGGCTGATCAAGGCCTCCGGAACCGAAGCCGTAGAGCTTGACGAGTTCAAGCATCAGAACGAGAAGCTGGTGAAGTCCTTCCTGAAAATAGAAAGGGTGAAAGCTCTTTCTAACCCGGTGATGGAGTTTATCGGAGCACTGTCGGTATCTTTCATCATCTGGATCGGAGGGCTTACGGTAATTAACGGGAAAATGACGGTGGGTGAGTTCTTTTCCTTTCTTGCTGCAATCATGATGCTTTATGAACCGGTTAAGCACATAACCTCGGTTAACAACATCATTCAGCAGGGACTGGCCGCGGCCGAGCGTGTCTTCGAGATCCTGGACATTTCCCCCGGGATCGACGATGCTCCGGACGCCGTGGACATACCGCGCAGCTCCGGTCACATAACCTTCAAAGGTGTCAGCTTCCGCTATGGGGATGAGTACGTTTTAAAAGATATCGATCTGGATATCCCCTCGGGAACAAAGCTGGCTATAGTCGGGACCAGCGGAGGCGGCAAGACAACCCTTGTGAACCTGATTCCCCGGTTTTACGATGTGACGGAGGGGAAGATCACCGTTGATGGATATGATATCAAACAGGTGACCCAGAAAAGCCTCAGAGAGCAGATCTCCATCGTTTCCCAGGAAGTTGTCCTGTTTAACGACACAATTGGCAGCAACATCTGCTACGGCATGACCGATGTTTCGGAGGCAGATCTGGAAGAGGCTTTAAAAACAGCCTATGCCCTGGATTTTGTAAAATCACTATCCGAAGGGTACAACACGATCATTGGCGAACGCGGCGCCCGTCTTTCGGGCGGGCAGCGGCAGAGAATCTCCATAGCGCGGGCCCTTCTGAAAAACTCCCCGATCCTAATCCTGGACGAAGCGACCAGCGCTCTGGACACCGAATCAGAGCATCTGGTACAAAAAGCCCTCGAAAATCTGGTAAAGGGGAGAACGACCCTGACCATTGCTCACCGTATCTCCACGGTGAAGGATGCCGACCGTATCATCGTTATCTCCCAGGGCCGGATCGTTGAATCTGGGCACCACGAGGAGCTTATCGATCTGGGTGGTGAATACTCCCGACTTTATTCCCTTCTGGTGGAGGAGAACCCTTCCGATGACCCCGAGGCCAAAGAGGACTAG